GCCGAGCCAGGTCGCAGCGACAAGCGAATAGAAAACGCCGAAGTCGAACGCGGGGGCTATCCCGGCAGCCGTGATGTTGCGGAACAGGCTCCCCTCGCCCAGCGTGAGCAGCCGTGGATCCGAGCCTTGTCGGCCAAGCGCGCGCAGGAAGTGCCTGAGAACGGTCAGGCTCCGGATGGGCTGGAGCAACCAAGAGAAATAACATCGCACTCGCATCGCTAGGAGCGTGCTGGTGCCACGATGGTCGATTCCCCTGTCCTGCCGGGTGCGGCGCCGCAGGTTGAGCACGGCGTAGACGGGCACGGTGATGGCTATAACTGCGCATACGAACAGCAGGGGCGCCACGGCCACCCATACCGAAACGGGAGCGGGAAAGTTGGAAAACATAGCCCTGTCGTTCGACTCCTGTGCTCGACTCCCGGCGCTCCCTCCGGCGTGCTGACCGGGCGCCGGTCTCGGCACACCGGACCCATCTGTACGCGGGCAGGCTGTGCCGATCGGCGCGGTTTGTCAACCGAATGCTCTGCATTGGTCCCTCGAGCTCGAGCACGAGCACACTACGGGGCCGTTCGCGTGTCAGCTCGTCGAGGGGTAACCGTTCCCGGGGGTCTTTCGCCTCGACGACTTCCTGGGGCCTGGACGGTTACGTCGAGGGGGGGTCGGTGCAGCCGTCCTCGTCTTGGTCTCGGCCCTCCTCGGCTTCCTCGTTGGGGCACAGGTCGTCCACGTCGGGAACGAGGTCGTTGTCGTTGTCCGGGTCCGGGCAGCCGTCGTCGTCCTGAAAGCCGTCCAGGTCTTCCGGCAGCGGTGGACAGGCATCTACGTCGTCGTCGAGGCCGTCCTCGTCTTGATCGTGGCTCCGTGGAGCCCAGGAAACACCCAGCGTGGCACGGATCGCCGGGCTGCCCACGCCGGCCACCAAACCACGAGCCACCGCGACCGTGAACGTCAGCTCCCCCAGACTGGCCCGCAGCCCCGACTGCAGCACCAGGCTGGTCCCTGCGCGAGCGGCAAACGGCTTCCCCGCATCGGTCGTTCCGCGCAGCTCGATCAGGCCGGCAAGCCCTCGGGCGATGAGCAGCGGCAGCTTCAGGCCGATCCCGAAGCCCAAGCGGTCGCGCACGCGGGTTGCAAAGACCGCTTTCGGCCTGGTCCGGTGCAGCCAGCCCAGGTGCGTGGCCAGACTCGCGCCTAGCAAGTGAAAGTCGGCCAGGGCACGCAGCTCGAAGCGGCCGCTGCCCTCACCGGCATACCGCCCAGGTTGGCCTGCAGGCAGGGCCACGCCGGCCAGCAGGCCGAGCCCGGGACCGTCCTGGCGCTCGTCCCTGCCGCGAGTAGCGGGGCCCGCGACCTGCAGCAGCCCGTAAAGCCAGCAATCACCTAGCGCACGAGCGGGCAGCGCCGGCTCATCGCGCAGCACACGCTGGCCGTGTTGGTGGACGATCCAGGGCACCCGCAGCGCCACCGCCAGGCGCGAGCTCAGTCCCACATACCCCCAAAGGCTCATGGCGTAGCGATCATCGAGCGGCCGCCGGCGCGCTCCGCTGCCGTCGCTGCCGACGCGAACCCTGATCAAGTCCGAGCTGTAGTCAGCCCACAAGGCCACGTTGCCCTGGCCGGTCCCCGGCGAGCGCGTGCTCGGGATTCCCAGCAGCCCGTCACGGTCGAAGGCGGGCACGAAGTGCTCGACATCCACGTCACGCGCAGATTGAGCCGAAGCGCTCCCGCCACGTACGGCGGCAACGAGCACCCAACAAACCAGTAGCGCGGGCAACTGCTGTCCCATGGCAAGACTCGGAGCCGGTCGCAGCGCGCAGTCTACAGCAACAAGGGCAGCCTGCCCCGCTCGGGTGCGTCCTCGTGCCGAGCTGCATCGCTCTGGTCCTCCGCGGCGGCAAGCTCCGCAAGCAGGTCCCGGTCCAGCAGGTGGGAAGCGCGGACGTTTCCAAGCGCCGCCAGCATGCTCTGGCGCACCTGGGGCGCGATCTGCTCGAGCTGGCTCAGCCAACGCTTGACCTGCCGGCGTTTCAGCTGCTGCTGCGATCCGCATAGGTTGCAGGGCAGGATGGGGAAGCGCCTCGCCCGCGCATAGCGCTCGATGGTAGCCTCCGCCGCATACAACAAGGGCCGGATCACCGTGTTGCGACCATCGTCGCTGCGCAGCTTGGCCGGCATCGCGCCCAGCGAGCCCGTGAACATGAGATTCAACATCAGGGTCTCGAGCGCGTCGTCTCGATGATGCCCGAGCGCGATCTTGCTGCAACCCAAAGCCTCCGCTGCATTGTACAAAACGCCGCGCCGCAAGCGTGAACACAGCGAGCAATAGGTGGCCCGAGCATCCAGTTTGGCTCGAACGACACTGTAGGTGTCCTCGTGGAGGATCCGATGCGGCGTGCCGCGCTGCTCGAGCCAGCGGCGCAGCGGTGCGCCGTCGTAGCCGGGCTGACCTTGATCGAGGTGCACCGCGAGGAGCTCGAAACGCAGAGGCGCACGCTTCTGGCAGCGCTCCAGAAGCTCGAGCAGGGTGTAGCTGTCCTTGCCTCCGCTCATGCAGACCATGATGCGGTCGCCGTCTGCGATCAGGCCGAATTCCCCGATGCACGCGCCCATGCGGCGGGTGAGCTCGCGTTCGAGGGATGGAAGCTCGTCCATGTGCTGATCCGCCTTGGATGAAACCGCGCCTGAAATGACCGCGTTTGGCCCGGCGCCCGAGCAACATAGCATTACCGGGGCGGGTGCTTCTGCCAGGGAGTGTCTTTCCAAATGCTCCCGTCGATCCCGAGGCCCTCGAAATCGTGGGGTCTCCCGCCGCTCATGAACGATGCACCACATCACCTCGTCACGGCGAAAACCCCACTATTCCGATCATCCTCGGGCTCTCGGTCCGATTTTGAAGACACTCCCTGGCAAGAGCGGCGTTACGCGCTTTTTCTACCGGCCTGCTGAGCGGTAGTGCTGTACCATGAAACGTGCAGGCCTGTTAGGAAGGAGCGCGAAACTGGCATGGCGGCCCCGCAGGCGAAGGCCGAAGGCACCCTCACCAAGACCCCGTTCGCGCACCTGCTCGTCTACATCGAAACACATCGGCTCACTGGTACGCTGGTGGTCGGGACAGAGCAAGGGAATGCTCCCGGGCAGCAGCAGGGGCGATCCGCGCTGCTCTTTCGCCAGGGGCAGCCGATCGCAGCCCGCTTCGAGGTTCCGGTCGAAGGCTTCGAGCAGGGTGTCCTGCCCCTGTTCCTGCGTGGCCCCGCACGCTATGCCTTCTACGAGGCGGATCTGGTAGGACGAGGCCCGCATGCGCTGCGAGGTCCGTGGGACCCAATGCGCATCCTGGCCCTCTCGCTCCCACACCACACGCGCGATGCGGTCGTCGATCGCGTGCTCGGTCGACTCGGTCAGACGCCGCTGCGCCTCAAGCCCGGAGCGCCCCTGCACCGCTTCCAGTTCGGGTCCGCCGAGCGTGGCTTCATCGATCTGCTGCGGGCGGAACCCGCGGATCTGAGCTCGCTCGTACAGGTTAGCGGGCTGCCCGAGTCCAAAGCGCGCAGGGTCGTCTACCTGCTCGCCATCACCCGCTGCGTCGAGAACTTCGGCGCCAGGGGGGATGCGCGCGGCGGCAGAAGCACGATCTCCACGCAAATGCAGGCCGTTGGAAAATCGAGCGGCACCCCGCCGCAGCGAAGGACTGCGCGGCGCACGGAGATGACGCGGACCGCTTCGCTGCAGCCGCGCTCGCTACCCCTTCCAAGCATGCCGCCGGACCTTTCCCAGGAGCACGCCGCACGCTGGTCCGAAATCGTCGAGCGCTATCAGGGCATCGACAGCGAGAACTACTTCGAGATGCTGGGTGTCGACACCCACACCAACGCCGGCGGCGTACGCGCTGCCTACTTCGGCCTGGCCAAGACCTGGCACCCCGATCGACTTCCGGAGCCGCTCGAAGCCTTGCGCGCGCACGTGGAGCTCGTGTTCGGCCTGCTGAGCGAGGCGCACGCTTGCCTGAGCAACGACCCGCAGCGCGCTCGCTATCAAGCCTCGATCGAGCTGGGCGGCGGCACGCCGGCCGAAGCACGCCAAGTGTCGGCGATCATGGAAGCCGCCGTGCAGTACCAAAAGGTCGAGGTGCTGGCGCGCAGGCGGGCCTATGCCGAGGCGCTGGAGCTGCTGGACGACATCCTCAAGCTCAACGGGGACGAAGCAGACTACCATGCCATGCGTGCGTACTTGCTGCTGCAGATGGCACCCGATAGCGAAGCCGTGCCCGCGGACGCACAGCAAGGTGTCGTACGGGCGCTCGAGCTGAACTCCGAACACGAACGCGCGCACTTCACCAAGGGGCTGATCCTCAAGCGCAAGGGCAAGAAGCGGGAAGCGCTGGCTGCGTTTCGCGCAACACTCGAAATCAATCCTCGCCATCTGGAAGCGGGACGCGAGGTGCGCCTCGCCGGAATCCGCAGGGCGCGAGCCAAGACCGAAACCGGCGGCTTCATTACCAAGCTATTCGGTAAGAAGAGCGGTTAGCAAACTTGCCCCAATGACCAGCAAGCTTCGAACGCGCGCGTTGCGGCTCGCACCGTGCGTGCTGCTCGTGGGCTGCGCCGCCGGATCCCCCAAAGGCCGTCTGTGGCTGATGCGTGGCGCCCTGGTCTTGGTCTCGGTCGCGCTCAGCGCTGGCCTGCTCGAAGCAGCTTTGCGCATCCACGCCGCGGTCTCGCACGTGACCTTTGGAGACGTCATGGAGAGCCACAAGAGCATGTTGGCGGCGATCCCGGCGGATCGCAACGTTTCCGTGCGTGCCTTTATCCAGCCCAACGAGAATCCCCACATCGTCTACGAGCTGGTTCCGGAGTGCGATGTTACGTTCCACGGGCAGCCAGTGCGCATCAATGCGTGGGGTTTTCGGGGAGGCGCGACCGATCTGCGCAAAGAGGAAGGATCGCTGCGTATCGTCGGTTTGGGAGACTCGGTCATGTTCGGGTGGGGCGTGCGGGAGGAGCAGTGCTACCTTTCGCTGTTGGGCGACAAGATCCGTGCGCGCTACCCTGATCTTGAGCTCGACATCATCAATACAGGTGTGCCCGGCTACAATACCGTGATGGAAGTCGAGGCGTTCAAGGCGAAGTGGCTGGTGCACGAGCCGGATATCGTGATCATCGACTACGTTCCCAACGACCTGCAACTGCCCAATTTCCTCACCGAACCGAGCCAATGGCACGACCCGAGTCGCTCGTTCCTCGTCGACTTCGTCTGGACGCGTCTGAAGAGAATGCCGTGGACTCCATCGTTTCGAATGACCGACGCGCCGCTGCAAACGACCGACGCGCCGCTGCAAACGACGCTGCAACAATCTCGCCAGGCGTTCGAGAACGATCCACAACGGGTGCCCGAACGCTATCGCGAAATGGTCGGCATCGACGCC
The Pseudomonadota bacterium DNA segment above includes these coding regions:
- a CDS encoding GDSL-type esterase/lipase family protein, which encodes MTSKLRTRALRLAPCVLLVGCAAGSPKGRLWLMRGALVLVSVALSAGLLEAALRIHAAVSHVTFGDVMESHKSMLAAIPADRNVSVRAFIQPNENPHIVYELVPECDVTFHGQPVRINAWGFRGGATDLRKEEGSLRIVGLGDSVMFGWGVREEQCYLSLLGDKIRARYPDLELDIINTGVPGYNTVMEVEAFKAKWLVHEPDIVIIDYVPNDLQLPNFLTEPSQWHDPSRSFLVDFVWTRLKRMPWTPSFRMTDAPLQTTDAPLQTTLQQSRQAFENDPQRVPERYREMVGIDAYRRAMTELVTLSEKHGFELVVMSHSAYPDDVSAVLDELELPRVPGAPVFGAYLQERDIEDYLSSVLVLSESDPHPSPLGHRLLAEALFDFIDDRHWLARTITP
- a CDS encoding GtrA family protein encodes the protein MFSNFPAPVSVWVAVAPLLFVCAVIAITVPVYAVLNLRRRTRQDRGIDHRGTSTLLAMRVRCYFSWLLQPIRSLTVLRHFLRALGRQGSDPRLLTLGEGSLFRNITAAGIAPAFDFGVFYSLVAATWLGPAAATLCGFAVGGVVNFTINRVWAFGAPGPYLSQ
- the ttcA gene encoding tRNA 2-thiocytidine(32) synthetase TtcA → MDELPSLERELTRRMGACIGEFGLIADGDRIMVCMSGGKDSYTLLELLERCQKRAPLRFELLAVHLDQGQPGYDGAPLRRWLEQRGTPHRILHEDTYSVVRAKLDARATYCSLCSRLRRGVLYNAAEALGCSKIALGHHRDDALETLMLNLMFTGSLGAMPAKLRSDDGRNTVIRPLLYAAEATIERYARARRFPILPCNLCGSQQQLKRRQVKRWLSQLEQIAPQVRQSMLAALGNVRASHLLDRDLLAELAAAEDQSDAARHEDAPERGRLPLLL
- a CDS encoding DnaJ domain-containing protein, translating into MAAPQAKAEGTLTKTPFAHLLVYIETHRLTGTLVVGTEQGNAPGQQQGRSALLFRQGQPIAARFEVPVEGFEQGVLPLFLRGPARYAFYEADLVGRGPHALRGPWDPMRILALSLPHHTRDAVVDRVLGRLGQTPLRLKPGAPLHRFQFGSAERGFIDLLRAEPADLSSLVQVSGLPESKARRVVYLLAITRCVENFGARGDARGGRSTISTQMQAVGKSSGTPPQRRTARRTEMTRTASLQPRSLPLPSMPPDLSQEHAARWSEIVERYQGIDSENYFEMLGVDTHTNAGGVRAAYFGLAKTWHPDRLPEPLEALRAHVELVFGLLSEAHACLSNDPQRARYQASIELGGGTPAEARQVSAIMEAAVQYQKVEVLARRRAYAEALELLDDILKLNGDEADYHAMRAYLLLQMAPDSEAVPADAQQGVVRALELNSEHERAHFTKGLILKRKGKKREALAAFRATLEINPRHLEAGREVRLAGIRRARAKTETGGFITKLFGKKSG